Proteins co-encoded in one Stomoxys calcitrans chromosome 5, idStoCalc2.1, whole genome shotgun sequence genomic window:
- the LOC106090804 gene encoding probable cytochrome P450 4p3 — MWLLIAFLVFVLVLSLFHLNKTYYVLAFFSKRIRTVNGEDIERILPTLPGNTIFGNTFDTFGLDFVQTFKFFRHNATRMQGSYVTYMGGKTLLNVLDADLAEMVFTNSKLITKGFSYKFLQPALGEGLLMSTDEKWHGRRKMLTPAFHFNILMKFQEIVKEESITFVQRMENCKGNEVALDKHVQKFTLDVICETALGVKLDECLNGDKYRENISVFEESFNKRLQYPHLWLDFVYKTLEEFKYLPALKIVHDFSSDVIKKKRQQFAQEFHSDETSEEQLYQKKRYALLDTLLRAEQQGLIDHAGICEEVDTFMFGGFDTTSMTLIFCLMNLSLYPEMQECCYQEILEQTDSDLSTLDITQLNRLKYLENFLKESMRMYSSVPTIMRTVVEETSLSNGLILPANSYIMVHIFDLHRNPKYFDKPDEFNPDRFLPENSVGRHPYAYTPFSAGQRNCIGQKFAMFEMKTLLVHILKNFKILPAVDAETLQFQSGIIIRTKNEVKVKFVERQ; from the exons ATGTGGCTTTTAATAGCATTTCTAGTATTTGTGTTAGTTTTGTCTTTATTTCATTTGAATAAAACTTACTATGTTTTGGCGTTCTTTTCCAAACGCATTCGCACCGTAAATGGTGAGGACATTGAAAGGATTTTGCCAACTTTACCTGGAAacaccatatttggaaataccTTTGACACATTTGGGTTAGACTTTG TGcagacatttaaattttttcgccacaatGCGACGAGAATGCAAGGCAGCTATGTCACATACATGGGTGGCAAAACCCTTCTAAATGTCCTCGATGCCGATCTAGCCGAAATGGTGTTTACCAATAGCAAATTGATAACGAAAGGGTTTTCCTATAAATTCCTACAACCTGCTTTGGGAGAGGGTCTGCTCATGTCGACAGATGAAAAATGGCATGGCCGACGTAAAATGCTAACTCCAGCCTTCCATTTCAAtatattgatgaaatttcagGAAATTGTCAA AGAAGAGAGCATAACATTTGTGCAGCGTATGGAGAATTGCAAAGGAAATGAGGTTGCTCTGGACAAGCATGTACAAAAATTTACTTTAGATGTCATATGTG AAACCGCTTTGGGTGTTAAATTGGACGAGTGCCTTAATGGCGATAAATACCGTGAAAACATATCAGTCTTTGAGGAATCCTTCAACAAGCGTTTGCAATATCCCCATCTATGGCTTGACTTTGTCTATAAAACCCTAGAGGAATTCAAATATTTGCCTGCCCTAAAAATAGTCCATGATTTCTCCAGTGATGTTATCAAGAAAAAGAGGCAACAATTTGCCCAGGAATTTCATAGCGATGAGACTTCAGAGGAGCAGTT ATATCAAAAGAAACGATATGCTCTGTTGGACACCTTGCTGCGTGCCGAACAGCAGGGCCTTATAGATCATGCGGGAATATGCGAAGAGGTGGACACTTTCATGTTTGGAGGATTCGATACCACATCAATGACTTTGATATTTTGCCTCATGAACTTGTCTCTCTATCCTGAAATGCAGGAATGCTGTTATCAAGAAATTCTAGAGCAAACAGATTCGGATTTGAGTACTTTGGATATAACTCAGCTAAATAGGCtgaaatatttggaaaattttcttaaggaGTCAATGCGTATGTACTCCAGTGTTCCAACAATAATGCGAACTGTTGTTGAGGAGACTTCACTATCAAATGGATTGATATTACCTGCAAATTCATACATCATGGTGCATATATTCGATTTGCATCGAAATCCCAAATACTTTGATAAGCCTGATGAGTTTAATCCAGATAGATTTTTACCAGAGAATTCTGTGGGCCGACATCCTTATGCCTATACTCCATTTAGTGCCGGACAAAGGAATTGCATAG GACAAAAATTTGCCATGTTTGAGATGAAAACCCTACTGGTTCATATTCTcaagaacttcaaaattctaccaGCAGTAGATGCGGAAACCTTGCAGTTCCAATCTGGGATTATTATTAGAACTAAAAATGAAGTAAAAGTGAAGTTTGTTGAAAGGCAATAA